In the Girardinichthys multiradiatus isolate DD_20200921_A chromosome 4, DD_fGirMul_XY1, whole genome shotgun sequence genome, one interval contains:
- the slc12a1 gene encoding solute carrier family 12 member 1 yields MERLKFNGGGHVNSAFDSNLGEPPIYEETEFSNDEHRTVRPSVISAFGHDTLDRVPNINFYRNAGSMSGHRVVRPSLQELHDVFEKNGAITVPETVTDDGEEGEGAPDDDLESAVPIDVNKGAIKFGWIRGVLVRCMLNIWGVMLFIRLSWVFGQAGWGLGIVVIGLSCVVTTITGLSMSAISTNGVVRGGGAYYMISRSLGPEFGGSIGLIFAFANAVAVAMYVVGFAETTVDLLKEYASLMVDDINDIRIIGCITVVLLLGISLAGMEWEAKAQIVLLVILLVAIVNMFVGTAISPTEDKKSKGFFGYETKIFMENFKPDFRDGETFFSVFAVFFPAATGILAGANISGDLRDAQDAIPKGTLLAILITGVTYLAVALCVAGTVVRDATGNTTDLITPGVPCNGSAVTACEFGYNFSSCATEPCKFGLMNNFQVMTMVSGFGPLITAGTFSATLSSALASLVSAPKVFQALCKDNIYKALHFFAKGHGKNNEPIRGYVLTFIISVAFILIGNLNTIAPIISNFFLASYALINFSCFHASYAKSPGWRPAYKYYNMWMSLLGALLCCVVMFVINWWAALLTYGIEILLYIYVTVKKPDVNWGSSTQAVTFVSAVSNALSLASVEDHVKNFRPQILALTGPARVRPALLDLAHSITKNYGLCLSCEVLVGPRSEIQQEMNTVIEKNQQWLNKTKRKVFYAAVACDSFREGAESLLQASGLGRMKPNTLMIGFKRNWRTAEAEAVQSYVGILHDAFDFDYGTVVLRINQGLDVSHLIDAEEEMLKAAKEQQALDNEMIPNEGRAKGLFRKSRNSSQQVLTTRVSVCGPPPPQVAKMNERLVEASGQFKKKQPKGTIDVWWLFDDGGLTLLIPYILTTRKKWKDSKLRIFIAGQLGRSEIDKEEMKSLLHKFRIKCSDITVIDDIHVKPHNDRLKKLEDIIEPFRLHEGSKGRDHAEGMQKEYPWKITDAELSSFEEKTNLQVRLNELLHEYSKSANLIVVSMPIARKGSVSDFLYMAWLDILTKDLPPTLLIRGNHKSVLTFYS; encoded by the exons ATGGAGAGGTTGAAGTTTAATGGAGGAGGTCATGTCAACTCAGCCTTCGATTCCAACCTTGGTGAGCCTCCAATCTATGAAGAGACCGAATTCTCCAACGATGAGCACCGGACAGTCAGGCCTTCGGTGATCAGTGCTTTCGGTCACGACACCTTAGACCGAGTGCCCAACATCAACTTCTACCGTAATGCCGGCAGCATGAGTGGTCACCGAGTTGTGAGGCCATCCCTGCAGGAGCTCCATGATGTTTTTGAGAAG AATGGAGCGATCACTGTGCCCGAAACCGTGACAGACGATGGTGAAGAGGGCGAAGGGGCCCCCGATGATGATTTGGAGTCTGCTGTTCCGATCGATGTCAACAAAGGAGCAATAAAGTTTGGTTGGATTAGGGGAGTTCTG GTAAGATGTATGTTAAACATCTGGGGCGTCATGCTGTTCATCCGTCTGTCCTGGGTTTTTGGACAGGCAGGCTGGG GTCTTGGAATTGTGGTCATCGGTCTCAGCTGTGTGGTCACCACCATAACAGGCCTCTCCATGTCTGCCATCAGCACAAACGGAGTTGTTAGAGGAG GAGGAGCTTACTACATGATATCTCGCAGTTTGGGACCAGAGTTTGGAGGCTCAATTGGTCTCATATTCGCCTTTGCCAATGCAGTGGCTGTGGCCATGTATGTGGTGGGCTTCGCAGAGACGACGGTAGATTTGCTGAAG GAATATGCCTCTCTGATGGTGGATGACATAAATGACATCAGGATCATTGGCTGCATCACGGTGGTGTTGCTTTTAGGCATATCGTTGGCTGGAATGGAATGGGAGGCAAAG GCGCAAATTGTTCTGCTCGTGATCTTGCTGGTGGCCATAGTGAATATGTTTGTAGGAACAGCCATTTCTCCAACTGAAGATAAGAAATCAAAGGGCTTTTTTGGATATGAGA caaaaatCTTTATGGAGAATTTTAAACCAGATTTTAGGGAtggagaaacatttttctccgtgtttgctgtttttttccctgCGGCAACCGGTATCCTGGCTGGAGCAAACATCTCTGGAGACTTGCGG GATGCCCAGGATGCTATACCCAAAGGTACCTTGTTGGCCATCCTGATCACTGGTGTCACCTACCTCGCCGTTGCCCTTTGTGTCG ccGGTACCGTTGTTCGAGATGCCACAGGAAACACAACCGACCTCATTACTCCTGGGGTGCCTTGTAATGGCTCAGCAGTAACTGCCTGTGAATTTggttataatttttcttcctgCGCAACAGAACCCTGCAAGTTTGGCTTGATGAACAACTTCCAG GTAATGACCATGGTGTCAGGGTTTGGTCCCCTCATCACTGCAGGAACCTTCTCAGCCACCCTTTCATCAGCTCTGGCCTCTCTTGTTAGTGCTCCTAAAGTCTTCCAG GCTCTGTGTAAAGATAACATCTACAAAGCTCTGCACTTCTTTGCCAAAGGACATGGAAAGAACAATGAGCCAATCCGCGGCTACGTCCTCACGTTCATTATTTCTGTGGCCTTCATTCTCATTG GTAATCTCAACACCATCGCTCCAATCATCTCAAACTTCTTCCTGGCATCTTATGCTCTCATCAATTTCTCTTGTTTCCATGCTTCCTATGCCAAGTCTCCAG GATGGAGACCAGCATATAAATACTACAACATGTGGATGTCTCTGCTGGGAGCCCTGCTCTGCTGTGTGGTCATGTTTGTCATCAACTGGTGGGCTGCTCTGCTCACATATGGCATTGAAATTCTGCTCTATATTTACGTCACAGTAAAGAAACCGG ATGTGAACTGGGGATCGTCCACACAGGCGGTGACCTTTGTGAGTGCTGTCAGCAACGCTTTATCTCTAGCCAGTGTGGAAGATCATGTCAAGAACTTCAG GCCTCAGATTTTGGCTCTAACTGGGCCAGCACGGGTCAGGCCAGCTCTCCTAGATCTGGCTCACTCCATCACCAAAAACTATGGACTCTGTCTCAGCTGTGAGGTTTTGGTG GGTCCAAGATCGGAAATCCAGCAGGAGATGAATACTGTGATTGAAAAAAACCAGCAGTGGCTCAATAAGACCAAACGCAAAGTTTTTTATGCTGCTGTGGCCTGCGACAGTTTCAGGGAAGGTGCAGAGAGTCTGCTGCAG GCTTCTGGTCTTGGCCGCATGAAGCCTAACACCTTAATGATTGGCTTCAAGAGAAACTGGAGAACGGCAGAAGCAGAGGCAGTGCAAAGTTATGTGGGAATACTGCA TGATGCATTTGACTTTGATTATGGGACAGTGGTGCTGAGGATCAACCAGGGACTGGATGTGTCGCATCTTATTGATGCAGAAG AGGAAATGCTGAAGGCAGCGAAGGAGCAGCAAGCATTGGATAATGAGATGATACCGAATGAAGGGAGAGCAAAGGGACTCTTTAGGAAGTCCAGAAATTCATCTCAACAAGTGCTCACAACCAGAG TGTCAGTTTGCGGGCCCCCGCCTCCGCAGGTTGCCAAAATGAATGAGAGGCTGGTGGAGGCCAGTGGTCAGTTTAAGAAGAAACAGCCTAAAGGAACCATTGATGTATGGTGGCTGTTTGACGATGGAG gTCTTACACTGCTGATTCCCTACATACTCACGACCAGGAAGAAGTGGAAAGACTCCAAATTAAGGATCTTCATTGCAGGGCAGCTGGGACGGAGTGAGATAGACAAAGAGGA GATGAAGTCTCTGCTACACAAATTCAGAATTAAATGCAGCGACATCACTGTCATCGATGACATCCACGTTAAACCCCACAATGACAG ATTAAAGAAACTAGAAGACATCATTGAGCCTTTCCGTCTACATGAGGGGTCTAAAGGCAGGGATCATGCTGAAGGAATGCAGAAGGAGTATCCCTGGAAAATCACAGATGCAGAGCTCAGCAGCTTTGAAGAGAAG ACCAACCTCCAGGTACGACTAAATGAGCTCCTTCATGAATACTCCAAATCAGCCAACCTGATTGTTGT GAGCATGCCCATCGCTCGTAAGGGATCCGTCTCTGACTTCCTCTACATGGCCTGGCTGGACATTCTGACAAAGGACCTCCCACCCACTCTGCTTATCAGAGGCAACCACAAGAGTGTTCTTACTTTCTACTCATGA
- the dut gene encoding deoxyuridine 5'-triphosphate nucleotidohydrolase, mitochondrial, whose protein sequence is MKAIHFRVKDLQQCLSVFKATPRLLDRQFHTQMLPKNKDVSAVSPSKRARTETKPEEEKSVLRFSKLSEHATTPTRGSAKAAGFDLYSAYDYSIGPLDKAIVKTDIQIAIPHGCYGRVAPRSGLAAKHFIDVGAGVVDEDYRGNLGVVLFNFGKETFEVKKGDRVAQLVCEKICYPDLVEEETLDETDRGAGGFGSTGRN, encoded by the exons ATGAAAGCAATACATTTCAGAGTCAAGGACCTTCAGCAATGCTTGTCGGTGTTTAAAGCTACTCCGCGTTTGTTGGATAGACAGTTTCACACGCAGATGCTCCCAAAAAACAAAG ATGTATCTGCAGTTTCTCCATCCAAAAGAGCAAGGACAGAAACAAagcctgaagaagaaaaaagcgtGCTTAGGTTTTCTAAGCTTTCGGAGCATGCCACAACACCTACACGAGGTTCTGCAAAAGCAGCAGGGTTTGACCTCTACAG TGCTTATGATTACTCTATCGGTCCTCTGGATAAGGCAATCGTAAAGACAGACATTCAGATTGCTATTCCTCATGGCTGTTACGGCAGAGTTG CTCCAAGATCTGGACTGGCAGCTAAACACTTTATTGATGTCGGCG CTGGTGTTGTAGATGAAGACTACCGGGGGAATTTAGGTGTTGTGCTCTTCAACTTTGGCAAGGAAACATTTGAAG TGAAAAAGGGTGACAGAGTTGCTCAGCTGGTGTGTGAGAAGATCTGCTACCCAGATCTGGTGGAGGAAGAG